A genomic stretch from Marinobacter fonticola includes:
- a CDS encoding HD-GYP domain-containing protein, which translates to MPFRRPTQKNASSKTPRRYTDTLVRTRLPVDLLGVGMRVVKLDRPWAEVPVLFQGFTVETDEQLGLLRHYCDWIMVEATARVLAPLQAQIEARRQRREQPLPESRSLHEELPRARNAFEEGQHFVGIMLNQIEAGQELDLSAARPIIQHCVKSISANANAMFWMNRIKHQDAYTAEHCLRVAILAVAFARYLGMPERDMEVAGLCGLLHDIGKMRVPDAILNKPGALSPEEMDEMRRHTEYGYRMLSEHHTLDPIVANVCRDHHERVNGNGYPQALQAWQISRFARLIAIVDVFDAITSDRCYRDGLPTVDAMRILYRERGKHFDPEMIEAFIRMVGVYPPGSLVEMNTGEVAVVIATHPSYKLRPRVEILRNADKNPVIPRLIDLKDEPVAETGELYSIAAPLPDGAHGITLAARISELTGRA; encoded by the coding sequence ATGCCGTTCCGACGCCCTACCCAAAAGAATGCTTCCAGCAAGACGCCCCGCCGCTACACCGATACACTTGTGCGTACGCGTCTACCGGTCGATCTTCTTGGCGTTGGGATGCGGGTGGTCAAGCTGGATCGCCCCTGGGCCGAAGTACCCGTCCTGTTCCAGGGTTTTACCGTCGAAACCGACGAACAGTTGGGGCTGCTGCGCCACTATTGCGATTGGATCATGGTGGAAGCCACGGCTCGGGTGCTGGCACCCTTACAGGCACAGATTGAAGCCCGACGCCAGCGGCGCGAGCAGCCCCTGCCGGAATCCCGCAGCCTACACGAGGAACTCCCTCGCGCCCGGAACGCTTTCGAAGAAGGCCAGCATTTTGTCGGTATCATGCTAAACCAGATCGAGGCCGGACAGGAGCTCGACCTTTCAGCGGCCCGGCCAATCATCCAACACTGCGTCAAAAGCATCAGCGCCAATGCCAATGCCATGTTCTGGATGAACCGTATCAAGCATCAGGACGCCTACACGGCTGAACATTGCCTGCGCGTGGCTATCCTCGCAGTCGCTTTCGCACGCTACCTGGGCATGCCCGAACGGGATATGGAAGTGGCTGGCCTCTGCGGTCTGCTCCACGACATCGGCAAAATGCGCGTACCCGATGCCATCCTCAACAAACCCGGCGCCCTTTCCCCAGAGGAAATGGACGAAATGCGACGCCACACCGAGTACGGTTACCGCATGCTAAGCGAGCATCACACACTCGACCCTATCGTCGCCAACGTATGCCGCGATCATCACGAACGCGTGAACGGCAACGGCTATCCCCAGGCGCTGCAAGCCTGGCAGATCAGCCGCTTTGCCCGCCTGATTGCCATTGTCGACGTGTTCGACGCCATCACCAGCGACCGCTGCTACCGCGACGGCCTTCCCACCGTGGACGCTATGCGGATTCTTTACCGGGAGCGGGGCAAGCACTTCGACCCCGAGATGATCGAAGCCTTCATCCGCATGGTCGGCGTCTATCCGCCAGGTAGCCTGGTGGAAATGAACACCGGCGAAGTCGCCGTCGTGATTGCCACCCATCCGTCCTACAAATTGCGCCCGAGGGTTGAAATTCTCCGGAATGCAGACAAGAATCCGGTCATACCTCGCCTGATCGATCTCAAGGACGAACCCGTCGCCGAAACCGGCGAACTCTATAGCATTGCAGCGCCCCTGCCCGACGGCGCCCATGGGATCACCCTGGCGGCCCGCATCAGCGAACTGACCGGACGCGCATGA